A window of Phenylobacterium sp. NIBR 498073 genomic DNA:
GCCGCCCCTCGCTCCAATCCCGCGGCCTGCCCCCGCGCCGCCGCGCGCCCCGCAGGCCCCCTGGGCGCCGCAGCCGCCGGTCGCCGCCGATCCGGTGTGGGGCGTCGAGCGGCCGAGCTTCGACTGTCGCGACGCCGGCTCGCTGGCCGAGGAGATGGTCTGCACCGACGCGGTGCTGGCCGCCGCCGACCGGCACATGGCCCGCGCCTATCGCCGGGCCGAGCGCTCCGGCGCGCCGATCGAGGCCCTGCGCGAGGACCAGGACCAATGGCTGGCCTATCGCGAGGAGGCGGCGCTGCGCTCGCCCCGCGCCGTCGCCGCGGCCTATGACCGCCGCATCGGCGAGCTGGAGGCCATCGCCGCCGGCCGCGCCCGGCGCGGCGGCCGCTAGCGCGCACGAAAAAGGCCGGCGCCGCGATGCGGGCCGGCCCTTCGATCGTTCGAGACGTCTGGCTTAGGCCAGCAGGTCCTTCACGGTGTCGCGCTCGCCGACCAGCTCGTCGTTGGTCAGGGCGATCTTCGACTTGGCGAAGTCGTCCATCTCGTAGGAGGTGATCACTTCGTAGCCGGTGGCGGTGGTCTTCACCGGCATGCCGGCCCAGACGCCTTCGGCGAAGCCGTAGCGGCCTTCGCTGTTGACGGCGACCGAGTGGATCGCGCCGACCGTGGTCAGGTCGCGGACGTGGTCGATCAGGGCGTTGGCGGCCGAGGCGGCCGACGACAGGCCGCGGGCCTCGATGATCGCCGCGCCGCGCTTGCCGACCGCGGGGAGGTAGTCGTTCTTCAGCCAGGCTTCGTCGCCGATGACGTCAGCGGCCGGCTTGCCGCCGATCTTGGCGTGGGTGAAGTCGGCGAACATGGTCGGCGAGTGGTTGCCGTAGATGAACAGGTCGCTGACCTCGTTGATCGAGACGCCGGCCTTCTTGGCCAGCTGGGCGCGGCCGCGGTTTTCGTCCAGGCGCACCATGGCGGTGAAGCGGTCGGCGGTCAGGCGCTTGGCCTGGGCCGCGGCGATCATCACGTTGGTGTTGCAGGGGTTGCCGACCACGGCGACGCGGGCGTCGTCAGCGGCGACGGCGTCGATGGCCTTTCCCTGGGCGATGAAGATCTTGCCGTTGTCCTTCAGGAGGTCGGCGCGCTCCATGCCCGGACCGCGCGGCTTGGAGCCGACCAGCAGGTTCCAGTTGGCGTCCTTGAAGGCGACGTTGGCGTCGTCGGTCAGCACCATGTCGGCCAGCAGCGGGAAGGCGCAGTCTTCCAGCTCCATGGCCACGCCCTTCAGGGCCTTCTGCGCGCCCTCGGTCGGGATTTCGAGCAGTTGCAGGATGACCGGCTGGTCCTTGCCCAGCATCTCGCCCGAGGCGATGCGGAAAAGAAGGGCGTAACCGATATTGCCGGCGGCGCCGGTGACAGCGACGCGGATCGGCTTCTTCGTGGTCATGGAACTGTCCCGTGTTTGCAGTGCGAAATCCGCACGGGCTCTAGACCCGCAAGGGCTTTGCGGCAAGCGCAAGTGACTCGGTGCGGCTGCGGGGCTACCTAGCTGGGGTCATGTTCGAGATCGATCCGGCCTTCGTCGCCACCTCCCACGCCCTCGGCGACCTCGCCCTCAGCCACGCGCGGCTGCAGGACGACGCGCGCTATCCCTGGATCGTGCTGATCCCGCGCCGCGAGGCCATGCGCGAACTGGAAGACCTGGAGCGCGGGGATCTCGCGATCCTGACCGACGAAATCCTCGCCGCCGGCCGCGCGGTGCGGGCGTTGGGGATGGCCGTCGACAAGCTGAACGTCGGGGCGCTGGGCAACGTCACCCCGCAGCTGCACGTCCACGTGATCGGCCGGCGGGTCGGCGACAGCGCCTGGCCCGGCCCGGTCTGGGGCCACAGCGCCGCCGAGCCCTACGGCCCGGGCGAGCTGGCGCGGGCGGCGGCGGCGGCGAAGGCGGCGCTGGGCCTCGCCTAGTTCCGGCGCAGGGTGACGGCGGTGCGGTCGCGGCCTTCCAACAGGTCGCCCGACCATTCGCCCCCCGAGACCGGATTGAGCATCAGGGTCGCGACCCCGGCGCCCGGCCGCGGATAGAAGCTGGCGGTCACCTGCGAACCGACCCGCTGGATGTCGACCAGGAAGCCTGAGGCGTCCGGGGATCCGCGCCGCCGTGGGTCGCGCCAGGCGCCCTCGAGCGTTCCGCCGCCCTTGTCGACCAGCAGGAACGAATAGAGCGTCTCGCCCGAACGCGTGCGCAGCACCCAGGCGCCGTCCATCGGCCCCTGCATCCCTTGAGCCGAGGCGAAGGACGAGCGCAGGCGGCTCTCATAGCCGAGCTCGACGGCGTTGAGCGGCGCCTCGGGGGTCTTGTCGTACTCGTCGACCGTGACCGGCGCGGTCAGCCGCGGCCGACGCGAAACCGGCGGCGGAGGCGGCGCGTAGGCCGGCGGCAGGCTGACCACCGCCAGCCGTTCGGCCGGGGGCGGCGCAGGAGCCGGGCTATAGGGAAAGGCCGGCGCGGCGGCCGGCGCCGGCTCGGGCGCAGGCGCGGCGGGCGGCGGCGCGCCGAGCGTCTCGGCGGTCTCCTCGTCGACCTGGTCGAGAATGGAGCCGATCGGATCGACGACGTCCTGCGCCTGGGCCGCCGATGCGGCGGCCAGGGCCAGGAGCCCGATCGCAGACCTCAGGAATTGGTTCAAAACACGCCTCACGCCGCGGCGATGGCTTCGGCCACGGCGATCACCCGCCGCGCCTGGGCCAAGTGCAACCGCTCAACCATGCGCCCCTCGACTTTAAGAACACCCTTAGCGGCGTTTTCCGGCGAATCGAAGGCCGCGACGACCACCCGCGACCATGCGACCTCCTCCGCCGACGGACTGAAGGCGGCGTTGGCCGCCTCGACCTGGCGCGGGTGGATCAAGGTCTTGCCGTCGAAGCCGAACTCCAGCCCCTGGGCGCACTGCGCCGCCAGGCCGGCGTCGTCCTCGATCTCGTTGAACACGCCGTCCAGCACCGCCAGGCCGTGGGCGCGGCCGGCGGCGACGATCAGCGACAGCGGCCCGGCCAGGGCCGCGCGCCCGACGGTGAGGCGACAGCGCATCTCCTTGGCCAGGTCGTTGGTCCCGACCACCAGCGCCGCGAGCCCCTCGGCCCCGGCGATCTCGGCCAGCGCGAACAGCGAGGCGCAGGTCTCGACCATCGCCCACAGCGGCACCCCGCCGGCCTCGGCCGCGCCATAGGCCCGCACGTCGTGGGCGCTCGACACCTTGGGGACCAGGATCGCGTCGGGCCGCGCGTCGATGGCGGCGGCCAGGTCCTCCAGCCCCCAGGGGGTGTCGAGGCCGTTGATCCGGATCACCACCTCCCGACGACCGAAGCCGCCGGCGCGGACCGCCGCCGCCGCCTGCTCGCGGGCGAGCCCCTTGGCCTCGGGCGCGACCGCGTCCTCCAGGTCGAGGATCACCACGTCGCAGGGCAACTCGCGGGCCTTTTCGATCGCCCGGGCGTTGGCGGCGGGCATGTAGAGGGCGCTGCGGCGCGGGCGGGCGACGGTCAAGGTCGGCAGGCTCCAGGCAGGATGGCGAAGCCCCACTCATAAGGGTTAGGATGGCGCCATGACCACCCGCTACGACGCCGGCGCCAGAAACGTGTTGGGGGGCGAGCTGCTCGCCTGCTCGCTCGATCCCGTGACCGGATTCTTCCGCAACGGCTGCTGCGAGACCGGACCCCACGACCTGGGCCTGCACACGGTCTGCGCGGTGATGACCGCCGAGTTCCTGGCCTATTCGAAGATGGTCGGCAACGACCTGTCGACGCCGATGCCGGAGTACGGGTTCGCCGGCCTCAAGCCGGGCGACCGCTGGTGCCTGTGCGCGCCGCGCTGGAAAGAGGCGCTGGACGCCGGCGCCGCGCCGCAGGTGGTGCTGGAGGCCACCCACGAGGAGACCCTGGCGATCGTCACGCTCGGCGTCCTCAAGGACCACGCGGTCGAGGCCTAGGCTCCCACCCGTGTCATCCCGGTTTGCGCAGCAAGACCGGAATCCATTCGCGCCAAGTCGGCGGGATGAGGCGAGGGCCTCGCGACAGCTCGGGATAGCCTCAGTACAGCGGATACTCGCGCTCGGCCCGGTACCAGGAGCCCTGGTCCGACTGCCAGCTGGAATAGAGGCCGAAGCTGGTGACCCGGAACGGCTCGGTGCGCAGCAGGTTGTTTTCCTGGATCCACTTGGCGACGTCGCCCGGATTGGGCCGGCGCAGATAGGCCAGGGTGACGTGCGGCTTGTAGGCCCGGGTGTCGGGCTTGAGACCCGCGCGCCGGGCCGCGACCTCGCAGGACCGCGCCAGGTGGCGCAGGGCCTCGCTTTCCTCGACCCCGGCCCAGACCGCATGGATGTCGGCCCCTTCGCCGAACGCCCCCACGCCCTGGAGGGACAATTCGAGCGGCCCGCCACCCACGGTGGTGAGCTCGGCATCCAGGTCGGCGGCGACGTTCTCGGCCACGTCGCCGACGAAGCGCAAGGTGATGTGGAACGCTTCGGGCGGACGCCAGCGGGCCCCGGGCAAGCGGTCCTGGCGGGCGACGAGGTCCTGCGCGATGTCCTCGGGAATGGCGAGCGCGGCGAACAGGCGGATCATGGACACCTACCTAAGGTGCTGAGGTTCTGACGCAATCGTAATCGACCCAGCCTTGCATGCGGGCCACGCCGACACGATATTTGACGATGCGCCCGCTCGGGGCGCGTCTAGAAGGGCCAACTTCCCTATGAGCGACTTCAACCGCGGCTACGCGCGCTCGATCCCCGCAGATCGCGCCGACATGTCGGTGGACGCGGGTCTGCGCAGCTTCATGCTCGGCGTCTACAACAAGGTAGCGCTGGGTCTCCTGCTCTCCGCCGCTCTGGCGTACGTGACCGGATCGTTCCCGCCGGTTCGCGACCTGATGTTCAGCGTCTCGCCGTCGGGCAAGGTCGGCTACACCCTGCTCGGCATGATCGTGGCCTTCGCGCCGCTGGCCGTGATCCTCTTCGGCGCCTTCGCCATGAAGAACGTCACGCCGCGCTCGTCGGGCATCTATTACTGGACCATCGTCAGCCTGATCGGCGCGGGTCTGGGCGTGCTGACCTTCGTCTACACGGGCGCCTCGATCTTCTCGACGTTCCTGATCACCGCGGCGGCCTTCGGCGGCCTGTCGCTGTTCGGGTACACGACGAAGAAGGACCTGACCGGTTTCGGCAGCTTCCTGATCATCGGCCTGATCGGCCTGGTGGTCGCGAGCATCGTCAACATCTTCCTGGCCAGCAGCATGATGGGCTTCATCATCAGCATCGCCGGCGTGCTGATCTTCGCGGGCCTGATCGCCTACGACACCCAGCGCCTGAAGATGAGTTACTACGAGATGGGCGGCGACCACACGGCCCAGGCCGTGGCCACCAACTACGGCGCGCTCAGCCTGTACCTGAACTTCATCAACCTGTTCCAATTCCTGCTCAGCATCTTCGGCGACCGCCGCTAAGCGCTGACCTGGAACGACAGCCTTCGAGCCCCGGCGGGAAACCGCCGGGGTTTTTGTTTGGCTAGTCGACCACCTTGAAGCGGCCCTTGTCGAAGAAGCGCAGCACCTGCTCCAGCTCGTGGCCGCGGCGCAGGATCATGCCGCCCTGGCCGATCACCGCCCAGGCGCCCTGGCGGCGGGCCAGGGCCGGCCGCTTTTCGATGCGGTAGAGCGGCGCCTCGGAGGCGCGGCGGAACACCGAGAACACGCAGGCGTCGGCCAGCGCGCCGATGCCGTAGTCGCGCCATTCGCCGGCGGCGACCATGCGTCCATAAAGGGCGAGAAGGCGGTCGAGCTCGCGTCGCTCGAAAAAGACCTGCACGGTCCGAGGCTGCTGTTGCGGATCAAGCGCCATCGCCGTCGAGCGTGCCTTAATTTCCGGCCGCCGACAAATGCTCAGTGCGCGGCGATCCGTTGCGTCGCTGACACGCCTGCCGCCTATCTAAAACAACCGTAATCTTGCGCCACGGAAAGACCTTATTTCGGTCGTTCGCGCGCCTGATCCGCCTTCGATAGTGACATCGTCGGTTGATCGGAGACCTGCTGGTCCCGGATCCTGAACAGCCCCCCCAGCCCCCCTGGATCGCGGGCTTCGGTCAGCCGACGCTACTTCATTGAGCACCACCCCATGCGAGCCCGCGCGGATCCTCCCCCCCCTCCCGCGCGGGCTTGTTGGCGTCTGGATCCCTGAAAACTCAGTCGCGGGTCAGTCCCGGACGGCGACGGCCAGAATGCGGCCGCCGTCGACGCCCTGGACCAGCACGGCGCTGGCCAGGCCGTCCTCGGCCGCCGGCAGGCGATAGGCGGTCGGGCGGCCGCGCCAGGCGCCCAGGCGCTTGATCTCGCGCACCACG
This region includes:
- a CDS encoding lysozyme inhibitor LprI family protein, with amino-acid sequence MSLDGEPPLTLEPRDPRPPRQHVGRKALLGGVAIACVLGVGLGLAARPQLITDQARPPMQPAAAGSPERQLDVVMAEPPPAPPPPPGPPLETLPPDMGEPPPGLPPPPPEPPLAPIPRPAPAPPRAPQAPWAPQPPVAADPVWGVERPSFDCRDAGSLAEEMVCTDAVLAAADRHMARAYRRAERSGAPIEALREDQDQWLAYREEAALRSPRAVAAAYDRRIGELEAIAAGRARRGGR
- a CDS encoding malate dehydrogenase — translated: MTTKKPIRVAVTGAAGNIGYALLFRIASGEMLGKDQPVILQLLEIPTEGAQKALKGVAMELEDCAFPLLADMVLTDDANVAFKDANWNLLVGSKPRGPGMERADLLKDNGKIFIAQGKAIDAVAADDARVAVVGNPCNTNVMIAAAQAKRLTADRFTAMVRLDENRGRAQLAKKAGVSINEVSDLFIYGNHSPTMFADFTHAKIGGKPAADVIGDEAWLKNDYLPAVGKRGAAIIEARGLSSAASAANALIDHVRDLTTVGAIHSVAVNSEGRYGFAEGVWAGMPVKTTATGYEVITSYEMDDFAKSKIALTNDELVGERDTVKDLLA
- a CDS encoding HIT domain-containing protein, which encodes MFEIDPAFVATSHALGDLALSHARLQDDARYPWIVLIPRREAMRELEDLERGDLAILTDEILAAGRAVRALGMAVDKLNVGALGNVTPQLHVHVIGRRVGDSAWPGPVWGHSAAEPYGPGELARAAAAAKAALGLA
- a CDS encoding CoA ester lyase; translation: MTVARPRRSALYMPAANARAIEKARELPCDVVILDLEDAVAPEAKGLAREQAAAAVRAGGFGRREVVIRINGLDTPWGLEDLAAAIDARPDAILVPKVSSAHDVRAYGAAEAGGVPLWAMVETCASLFALAEIAGAEGLAALVVGTNDLAKEMRCRLTVGRAALAGPLSLIVAAGRAHGLAVLDGVFNEIEDDAGLAAQCAQGLEFGFDGKTLIHPRQVEAANAAFSPSAEEVAWSRVVVAAFDSPENAAKGVLKVEGRMVERLHLAQARRVIAVAEAIAAA
- a CDS encoding DUF2237 domain-containing protein codes for the protein MTTRYDAGARNVLGGELLACSLDPVTGFFRNGCCETGPHDLGLHTVCAVMTAEFLAYSKMVGNDLSTPMPEYGFAGLKPGDRWCLCAPRWKEALDAGAAPQVVLEATHEETLAIVTLGVLKDHAVEA
- the thpR gene encoding RNA 2',3'-cyclic phosphodiesterase → MIRLFAALAIPEDIAQDLVARQDRLPGARWRPPEAFHITLRFVGDVAENVAADLDAELTTVGGGPLELSLQGVGAFGEGADIHAVWAGVEESEALRHLARSCEVAARRAGLKPDTRAYKPHVTLAYLRRPNPGDVAKWIQENNLLRTEPFRVTSFGLYSSWQSDQGSWYRAEREYPLY
- a CDS encoding Bax inhibitor-1/YccA family protein; amino-acid sequence: MSDFNRGYARSIPADRADMSVDAGLRSFMLGVYNKVALGLLLSAALAYVTGSFPPVRDLMFSVSPSGKVGYTLLGMIVAFAPLAVILFGAFAMKNVTPRSSGIYYWTIVSLIGAGLGVLTFVYTGASIFSTFLITAAAFGGLSLFGYTTKKDLTGFGSFLIIGLIGLVVASIVNIFLASSMMGFIISIAGVLIFAGLIAYDTQRLKMSYYEMGGDHTAQAVATNYGALSLYLNFINLFQFLLSIFGDRR
- a CDS encoding DUF2794 domain-containing protein, giving the protein MALDPQQQPRTVQVFFERRELDRLLALYGRMVAAGEWRDYGIGALADACVFSVFRRASEAPLYRIEKRPALARRQGAWAVIGQGGMILRRGHELEQVLRFFDKGRFKVVD